Proteins encoded by one window of Yersinia massiliensis:
- a CDS encoding putative virulence factor, whose translation MKSLTSKQLNSQLQQMAQGIEQTIGWVSKTRQHSVRLDTEADLLTIKLQRHRKKTRQLADSVLTAMTIGFFGQSSAGKQYLISALAADTNGRLETTLGGKTLDFWQQIKPSYQASGIVTRFNHQTGVLHESHPVLLSLLTEIDMARIVAGAYLLENQQNELDHSLDEQHIAEHLQQLTMRRQPCIIAGMSSDDVIGLWDSLARHDAHRQKKLEAHFWPAAVELAPYLNIDDRANLFSVLWAECLPMTDAYRHFAYTLQHLGGATQLLAPLSVLVDDTLLPANGIMNVATLNDLNTPADSHIHVLPWINNEASQSVTLSLAELTFLAIELQIPLPMSANKNAFESVDLVDFPDFSDTYNTPTTLGYAAYPLATRLSQSKNDFLLERYTDKQQVNLLLVCHAAATRDDVKTVGKALDYWVKQAQGENAQVRDRRNPGLIWALTPFDQRMSTDQPENGMSHHDEAVQRYVGNPGDSWGTLLALDARGVERMMTYLTQEIRRDIKTERIIEQYQELQRELTDNLLADWAQPITSESQQKQQIAETLLKVLQTRTGLHGELLERLLPSRDDLRSLYLQQQAPRQQQSHVAESVTSTLNVEPFSIGIDIDLFSDLPLSSAVQPTITPSVESDYETEFAASVHRYWINHLRRLPDNGPLIELLGIRKPIIEMLSAELITASIRLDIAGQLVTILADSEQVGLHRETKADRQVSRALTVLGDFVAWIGFLQISEELRPNSRINRGAKIFAKPPQSASPLGVSQRLTKLAHTPTNTTAYYIYDWLVGLGEMIIHNEGFSARSEITDLHREQLASIVLLLKNDGLKMVG comes from the coding sequence ACGATCGGATGGGTAAGCAAAACGCGCCAACACAGTGTTCGACTGGATACCGAAGCCGACCTATTGACCATCAAACTTCAGCGTCATCGCAAAAAAACGCGTCAGTTAGCAGACTCGGTTTTAACCGCCATGACCATTGGCTTCTTTGGCCAGTCGTCCGCTGGGAAACAGTATCTTATTTCAGCGCTAGCAGCGGATACTAATGGCCGCTTGGAAACCACGCTCGGGGGTAAAACGCTCGACTTTTGGCAGCAAATCAAGCCCTCTTATCAGGCCAGTGGCATTGTTACTCGATTCAATCATCAGACTGGCGTCCTTCATGAAAGCCATCCAGTCCTGCTTTCCTTACTGACTGAAATCGATATGGCCAGAATTGTAGCGGGTGCTTATTTGTTGGAAAATCAACAGAATGAATTGGATCATTCCCTTGATGAACAGCATATCGCCGAGCATTTACAACAGCTAACGATGCGCCGACAACCTTGTATCATCGCTGGGATGAGCAGTGACGATGTCATTGGCTTATGGGACTCTCTGGCCCGCCATGATGCACATCGTCAAAAGAAATTGGAGGCCCATTTTTGGCCTGCCGCGGTTGAATTGGCTCCTTATCTGAACATTGATGATCGCGCCAATTTATTCTCCGTGCTATGGGCCGAATGTCTCCCAATGACCGATGCATACCGCCATTTCGCCTACACGTTGCAACATCTAGGGGGAGCGACACAATTACTGGCACCACTGAGTGTGTTAGTCGACGATACCTTGCTACCGGCCAATGGCATCATGAATGTCGCCACCCTCAATGACTTAAATACTCCAGCTGACAGCCATATTCATGTGCTGCCATGGATCAACAATGAAGCAAGTCAATCGGTGACATTGTCACTTGCTGAATTAACCTTCTTGGCGATTGAATTGCAGATCCCACTGCCGATGTCCGCCAATAAAAATGCTTTTGAATCTGTGGACTTAGTCGATTTCCCTGATTTTAGCGACACCTATAATACGCCAACGACACTTGGATACGCGGCTTATCCGCTGGCGACACGTCTATCACAATCAAAAAATGACTTCCTACTTGAGCGCTACACGGATAAACAGCAGGTCAACTTACTCTTAGTGTGTCATGCGGCGGCGACACGCGATGATGTGAAGACGGTAGGCAAAGCACTGGATTATTGGGTTAAGCAGGCGCAAGGGGAAAATGCCCAAGTACGTGATCGGCGAAATCCTGGGCTTATCTGGGCGCTCACACCATTCGATCAACGGATGAGTACCGATCAACCCGAGAATGGCATGTCTCATCATGACGAAGCCGTGCAACGTTATGTTGGCAACCCCGGCGACAGTTGGGGAACGCTGTTGGCATTAGACGCGCGCGGCGTTGAACGAATGATGACTTATCTGACACAAGAAATTCGTCGAGATATCAAGACTGAACGTATCATCGAGCAATACCAAGAACTGCAACGGGAATTGACTGACAATTTGCTCGCCGATTGGGCTCAGCCAATTACCAGTGAATCACAACAAAAACAGCAGATCGCAGAAACGTTGCTCAAAGTATTGCAAACCCGTACTGGCTTACATGGTGAATTACTGGAACGGCTATTACCTTCGCGGGATGACTTACGCAGCCTTTATTTACAGCAACAAGCACCAAGGCAACAGCAAAGTCATGTGGCTGAATCCGTCACATCAACCCTCAACGTAGAGCCTTTTAGCATCGGTATTGATATCGACTTATTTAGCGACCTGCCCCTATCATCTGCTGTCCAGCCAACCATCACGCCCAGTGTCGAAAGTGATTATGAAACTGAATTTGCAGCGAGTGTGCATCGCTATTGGATCAATCATCTGCGGCGACTACCGGATAATGGCCCGTTGATTGAGTTATTAGGCATCAGGAAGCCGATCATTGAGATGTTATCCGCTGAGCTCATTACCGCGAGTATCCGGTTAGATATTGCTGGGCAGTTGGTCACCATTCTGGCAGACAGCGAGCAAGTGGGATTACATCGTGAAACTAAAGCAGATCGTCAAGTTTCACGTGCTTTGACTGTCTTGGGCGATTTTGTTGCTTGGATCGGTTTTTTGCAAATCAGTGAAGAGCTACGCCCTAATAGCCGTATTAATCGAGGCGCTAAGATTTTTGCCAAACCTCCTCAGTCAGCCTCCCCGTTGGGTGTTTCGCAGCGATTAACAAAACTCGCGCATACCCCAACCAATACGACTGCGTATTATATTTATGATTGGTTGGTAGGTTTAGGTGAAATGATTATTCATAACGAAGGATTTTCAGCTCGCAGTGAAATAACAGATCTACATCGTGAACAGTTAGCATCGATAGTCCTGTTGTTGAAAAATGATGGGCTGAAAATGGTGGGCTGA
- a CDS encoding DUF1460 domain-containing protein, with protein MHKLSLLILIAPLMGCNVKNATSADGITDIDSYTESRIVNIIDTHAKKIDTSRPGEMIDAVSAEFLGTPYKANVLVGSSTNPEKLVIDFRGLDCFTYLDYVNSLRSATSQSDFIKKLVSTRYVNNDISYTHRKHFFSDWSNRQPLNAQDVTAQISPHTVTITKYLNQRENGDEFIPTLGVVKRDITFIPAEFINDDVISHLKTGDYIGIYTKIKGLDVTHTGIFIMTPEGAMLRNASSLKKNMKVVDSPFLQYVKNTPGIIVLRAL; from the coding sequence ATGCATAAATTATCACTTTTGATTTTAATCGCACCATTGATGGGGTGCAACGTGAAAAATGCCACTAGTGCTGATGGCATTACAGACATTGATAGTTATACTGAAAGTCGTATTGTTAATATCATCGATACGCATGCAAAAAAAATTGATACATCCCGTCCAGGTGAAATGATTGATGCAGTATCAGCTGAGTTTCTAGGTACACCTTATAAAGCAAACGTGCTAGTTGGTTCATCAACCAATCCGGAGAAGTTGGTCATTGATTTCAGAGGATTGGATTGTTTTACTTATCTTGATTATGTCAATTCACTACGCTCTGCAACGAGCCAATCTGATTTCATTAAAAAACTAGTCAGCACACGTTACGTTAACAATGACATTAGTTATACACATCGGAAGCATTTCTTTAGTGACTGGTCAAACAGACAGCCATTAAATGCACAAGATGTCACCGCACAAATTAGCCCTCATACTGTTACTATTACTAAATACTTAAATCAACGAGAAAATGGTGACGAATTTATTCCAACACTCGGTGTTGTTAAGCGGGATATTACTTTTATTCCAGCCGAATTTATCAATGATGATGTCATTAGCCATTTGAAAACAGGTGATTACATTGGCATCTACACCAAAATAAAAGGGCTAGATGTCACGCATACCGGCATTTTCATCATGACTCCAGAGGGTGCTATGTTACGTAATGCCTCCTCATTGAAGAAAAACATGAAAGTTGTTGATTCGCCTTTTCTACAATACGTAAAAAATACGCCAGGAATCATTGTTCTTAGAGCATTATAA